CGCATAAGAAACCTCAGCTAAGAGATTCTACTTCTCTGTCTCGGCAGAACTCTATTCCTTCTAGATATACCTTTTCTTGCAAACTTAGATGTACGGATTACCTTTATGTGATTGCTTGTGCCTATGTGATTGTCATGCTTAATGGCATTGCTTGTGAAACTGGGCTCTCCAAGACTATGATTCCTTTTACTTTTACATCTAAGATCTCTACTAATTTCAACCCTAGCATGATGTCTCCTTGGTTGCAAAGACTTTCTTAGGTGAGAGGCTTTATAATCTCTACTACGCGAAATTGATCTGCTCAtttttgtatgtgttgaaaaatGGTGCGAAAGGCTTTCACCtgagtacaatttttttttcatgtccATTCTTACCCTTCTTCTTATTCTCCTCGTTCTCCTGATATTGTGTAGCTTAATACACAAGAAAGTGCAAGAATACTCCCAAAGACGGAAACACGAAGAGAAACATGCCCATATCATTTTGCAAGAAGACCGGCAAAGACATCCACATATGCCCAATTTAtgcaccagatagaagaacaacAGAACTGCAAATAAACAGAACATACAAATCCAGTTTCAGGTTCGTGTCATGTCAAGCACTACAACAGACCATGCTGCAATCTAACAAACAGTTGAACTCACCAACGTACGATAGCATGAATACCATGGCTAATTTTAGGATATTGGCAATGCAAAAATTTTCGATATAGCACATGAAATCCCATGTTGGTCCACACGCTGAGCTGAAACACATCCAGAGACAAATATATCAAGCATGAAGTGGAAGTGAAGAAATGCATACATGAATCATAATGAGAGGGTCTTACCTGCAAGACTTTCCAGAAAGAAATTCAATCGGAGAACTAAATAGTTTACCAGTAGCCTGTCCCAAGCCCGAAGCAAACGATTCAATGACGTTTCCCATATTCAAGAATCGAAGAGCTGTAGGAGATATTCATGAACAGTTAATACTATTCaatgtcaaaaaaatataatgtgatTGAACAAACAATGGTAGAAGAAAAGATGTGAAAGAAGGTGCATAGGCTGCTATTGTAGAGCATTGAttccaacataaaaaaaattaacctcaTTTCTAACCACTTTATTGTCTCTCTTTGTTGAGGATGCAACCACCATGTTTACATACAtaataagttaaagaaaaagtgaaaaagtggTAACCGTTAAAATTTGTtacatatttttgaaagaaagaaaaaactgtCGACAAAAAAGCTAGGTCTAATAACTGCTTGAAGGAGAAGAATCAAATCAATCCATCCTTTGAGATGACCCAGGGAAGAAAAGCAGAACTTACTAAAACCACAACCATACAGCTAGAccggaaaaaaaaaaccctgaCCCCACCGAACCCAAGAAATTCgaataatatttaagaataagatcattggataaaaataatattgaataaataaaattaagtgaaatgaataattaagatagaaaataataagttacaactgtatgaatattttattcaactcaaacttatattttaatttcttataaatatatttaaaattttatttttaatataatactatcgtgttaaaatttaataatgagtTATATAAAGTTAAAGTCCATTAtaattgtcatcatcaaaattatagatgttatttttagttaaagATTCAGTgtgtttatgtatttattttaaaaaattatttttattaaaaactttaatttagtataaatttttaattcggTAAAtgcaatcaaattaatttacaatttgAACAATTAGAAGCTTATTAACCGACAAATTAAATgctcaaatataaattttaaaatattaaattagaattgtactcattaaattaaattgaattcgAATGTGATCCAACTCGATTGCTACCCTACATATAGTATATGAATATACATGgaattcatataaaattatataaaagaaaatattaaattaactaagtatttattaaattttaaattaaaaaaattaaaaaagatattaaccGGATTTTGAAAGCccgttaataattttttttttgtttttaacttttttaatatgttttatttattttaatttaataaataatattttataaattaaaatattaattgatataaaactATATGAAAAACATTACGTTAAGTaaagatttattaaattttaaattaaaaaacaattttaaaaaatatgttaaaattatttctaaaaccagttaacatattttttaaacttttttgtttttaatttttttaatacgttttacttgttttaatttaataaacaatattttataaattaatcattctaaattatataaaagatattaaattaactaaaaatttattaatttataaatttaaaaataaaattttaaaaaaatatgttaatggATTTTCGAAAACCGTTAAATTtcgaaattgaaataaatttattaacttattttcGAAAACTGagtaagaaattatataaaaaatcattgaaCTCTTAACTAacttcaaaagttagttaagaatttttttattatttttttcttatgttttttatgttttgatatttcttttcttatattaaaaatttataataatataatacaatttttttatatattttcttataagtgttacgaatttttttttatattttttagtaataaaattgtaaatattaaaagttaaataaaaattaactaaaatttagaattaaaaagttttttaaccGATTTTcgaaaatcaaaatcaaaaaggGTACAGGGGGCTGGAACAATTAATGTGAATAGAgaagagaaagtaaaaaaaaataaaaaaaacgtaattatagtttttattattgaaagttatatttataattttagaggTGTAGAAAATCCAAAGTATACATGGAGAAGTAATCTAATTATTAGGCTGTGGATTACATtgtaaaggaaaaatataagaaaaaaaaaattctttaacaactattttatgtatatttaacagtttatgattgatcatttcaattattttataaatataaattcaaatatattaataaaataatgacactgttatgttgtcaaaatatcgttgtaaaaagaaaaaaacaaaatggcCCGTAACTAAAAATGGTTATctcaataaaacaattttttattttgcacaCTGCAAGATGCCTTATTCTTGGTCCTGGTCTATGAAACATTATATTCAACCTTTCTGACACAGAATCATGTTCATAAAGACTGTTAGTTGTTTCACCATATCTCAAATACAAGATTGAAACATGAGttttataaacaattaattaaaatatgttatgtaTCAGTGTATAAAAATACTGAGTGGTCATAAAGTGATCAAACATACTAAATTTCAAATCATAAACGTGGTCAGATATACttgattatataaaaatatgttgtcagtgaaatttgatataaaaatgaCTGATAAATTGGAAGAGATAAGTGGATAGGTCGATTCCAGACAGAAATATATCCCACTTGGTAATACCATATGTTTCAttccatttatttttctcactttCCCGACGTTACATtcattacaaatcaaattatataattatgaaatcGATTATTTTGTAAAGAATATTCTAATAACAATTTTCAGAAGttagaaaatagtttaaaagtAATGACACTGGTAAAGGGTTTTAATGTCAATGTTTCTCAGTATTTAACATTCTAACTCCATATTAACGTTATATAATGTCTATCCATAACTTATGTGACTTCATATTGATGACCAATGGTTATGGTTGATCATTAATGGTTATAGtttctatttaataaaataaaggatttgACATCcagaattgagagaaaagatgTAGATTTGATGTACAATTTATGTATGCACCGACGTCAATTTTGTTGAGTCATAGAAAATATTActcaacaaatatttattttgggaGTTGACATCAACCTATGATATGaccaatattaatatatgtattttaacatttaatgcATAGTCTatgatttttaaacaaaaagaatttaaaatatcactatcaaaacaaaaaaacttaaaGTAAACTATTATAGTctaatttcatcttttattaaaaatttaagacgatttaaaagttttttatattaatttaaaaattaataaaatgaataatataaatttgattcataaatttattattttaattattagataatatttttaatccttcAAACAGTTTATTGATTATTTGTCTCAAATGTtgcaaatatcttcttaaaaGAACATAACATTtaagattgttttttttttttttgtttttgagaatACTTATGTGTATGTAAAAGTATAACCTATTCTACTAGGAAGGAATTGTTGAGTTAGATTTTGTAAGGttgtttctttaaaatttgtCTTCATGTTTTGTTCAAtaggtttatatttttttataaatcaaatcaatttgaagTGGATTACtgtaataaaattagtaaataattgtttttcaatctaAATTAGAGTGTTTTAAATTAGGATTTGATAATTAAGAATTTATacatctttttaataattagagtTCTtagaaatatttgattattgaaCTTAGATTTTGCTTTAAATGGTGTGAATGTAAATGAAATTATGTGAATGAAAATGATTAAGATGAAAGTGGATGAAAGTAAAAGATGATTGAGAAACTGGAAACATAAAgtataataaatgtaaatgctgaaaaataaattaggaaGATAAAATGGAAACTAGTAAATGAAATTTGTGACATAAATTGTCATTATCCTTCTGTTTATAAGGATTAAATACaaattgtcctttttttttttacataaataaccTATTTATATCTactcactcttttttttttaagttaaaataaaatatcataataattgaaataacgGTCTTAAAATCGTTCACATACACCAATTATTTCTATTAGATCCACATTTGcaactattattatttcttaaagttactatttattttaacttctttttcgattttattttatgaatttccTTTTtgaattcatattaaaatatctatccCATGATTTTCATTCCTATGTCAAACATGTCTGGATATTCTATATGATAATTTCTCTTTAATcttatcattattttcatttttttatatatttattgagatgaaattgatttgaaGGAAACATAGGCATGGGTAGAGACATAACAGATTTGGCAACTTATAAATTTGCTGCTATCCGTCAGTCAAATTGTAGGCTTAGAAACAAGAAACTCGTTTATAATGTTTAAGAAAAGTTGTAATATACAAAAAGAATGTAACGACTAATCATtgttttgattatattatatctggactttattatattatctctttgttttgaaagtaaaaagaaaaaaaaaattgaatatttatttttttgataaatacacaaaaatattaCACAAGAGTTGAATAGGTTGACTGAtttataagatttattataTCCTTCCTCTTacattatatagttttttttaaactaacaattttaatataggaaaataaaattttaacaccattttttgacaccattttgacactgcacatgtgtcaaaatgtggttggacgatttcaaattaaaaaacaaactttggtttttctcttccaaatatactcctgcctcaactttttttaatttgaaatcgtccaatcacatattgacacgtgtgcagtgtcaaaataatgtcaaaaaatagtgttaaaatatcattgtcctaacttaaatataaataaaaagaaaatcattggTTTAGTCTGACTTACTTTATCTGGTAACTAATTCAATCATTAAATTCAGAATTcgtattaaataaatagtttaaaaataggtagtatgatttaaaaaatagagagagataCGAATTTGAAAGTTTCTGAATGTGAATTATTGAAGAGAGACATAGGTGAAAAGTTGGATGCAACGTGTCACCTTCTAAATGATTCTTttagataaattataataaaagtacggatactttttttttataacgatactttataaatatcttttacaatattttaatattatatatgatctagagtgattttttttatattattatagtttgtaaaataattttgaatcaattataaataacagtaaatgatgttaaattattgtaaaaagaaaagttataaaagTATGATTATAGTTGAcaatttgtcttcttttttaACACAATCCATGCATAACAATGGATcaaattctaatatttattgtGTAAAAAAACTGTCCTCATAATACatacaaatcaaatttatttttaagatctTCTGAAAACtagaaaaacagttattttctttttctaaagatatctataataaaaattttatttattaggtaTATAGTATCATAATTAATTCAAACCCTagttatttattctttatacattacattatttattattttatatttgatttaatgtaaatttaaattttactggTCAGAAAATCTTTATTTGTGTAATAAGATTTTAGAAAAGTGATTGTgtgatataatttattgttttctacttataagaaatattaatctcttaaaaaactatatattaaatgattGTTATTACAAGGTTTTTGAAACCAATTTGCGATTAAAATAGCAGTTTTTATatggtaaaaaagaaaaactgaaatgGATGATTTACAATTGATTTTGACgcgatttaattttatatatatcgGTGTAACTTGTGGTAAACTTCTGTCAtgaatttcttcttcttcttttttaagtcaatttattattttaagttataagaaaaaaatgttaaaaagcAGAAATGAATAAATAGATAAAGGGAAAGGAATTAAAGaagtaaatcaaattaataacatGGAAGAGGGATTATATTTACTAAACACAAATGTAgaatcattaattatatatttttggacAAAAGGGGTAAAGTATCTATCAGTCAAAGAAGGGAACTTATTTTTTCATGCACACAGTAGATATGTACCTTTCTCTGCATTGCCACCAAAACCTTTTCATGTGtacaaataaatcatttataatatttttaatgtgttatAACTTTTCAcgtaaaataaatatcaaaataactaaaatattttttattttgcaaaatCTAATTATTCTctacacatttttatattttaaaaatgtttgtataacttttttttttgcaaattatataaaaattaagaaggTAAAATACCACGCACCCATATATTCGT
This genomic interval from Vigna radiata var. radiata cultivar VC1973A chromosome 8, Vradiata_ver6, whole genome shotgun sequence contains the following:
- the LOC106770612 gene encoding protein HAPLESS 2-like, with translation MGNVIESFASGLGQATGKLFSSPIEFLSGKSCSSACGPTWDFMCYIENFCIANILKLAMVFMLSYVVLLFFYLVHKLGICGCLCRSSCKMIWACFSSCFRLWEYSCTFLCIKLHNIRRTRRIRRRVRMDMKKKLYSGESLSHHFSTHTKMSRSISRSRDYKASHLRKSLQPRRHHARVEISRDLRCKSKRNHSLGEPSFTSNAIKHDNHIGTSNHIKVIRTSKFARKGISRRNRVLPRQRSRIS